Proteins from one Lachnospiraceae bacterium KGMB03038 genomic window:
- a CDS encoding phosphoglucosamine mutase yields the protein MGKYFGTDGFRGEANEVLTVEHAFKVGRFLGWYFGQDHKAKIVIGKDTRRSSYMFEDALSAGLTASGANAYLLHVTTTPSVSYVTRTDNFDCGIMISASHNPFYDNGIKIINGKGHKMEAEVEEKIEAYIDGEMGELPLAKRENIGRTVDYAAGRNRYIGYLISLATRSFEDMRIGLDCANGSAFAIAKSVYDALGAKTYAINCEPDGTNINTNCGSTHIEVLQEYVKEKHLDVGFAFDGDADRCIAVDENGNVVDGDLILYICGKYMKENGRLNGDTIVTTIMSNLGLYKACDKAGLKYEKTAVGDKYVYENMVQNNFSLGGEQSGHIIFSKHATTGDGILTSLMVMEAMLEKKQSLAKLAEPVKIYPQLLQNVRVVDKKTARENPEVVKAVEAVTEALGDDGRILVRESGTEPVLRVMVEASTDELCAKYVGQVVDVIKGQGLEAK from the coding sequence ATGGGAAAATATTTTGGGACAGACGGCTTCCGGGGGGAAGCGAACGAGGTTCTGACTGTAGAACATGCATTTAAAGTAGGAAGGTTTCTTGGCTGGTATTTTGGTCAGGATCACAAGGCAAAGATCGTGATCGGCAAGGATACAAGACGCAGCAGTTATATGTTTGAGGATGCGCTGTCTGCCGGACTGACCGCTTCCGGCGCCAATGCCTATCTCCTTCACGTGACGACAACGCCCAGTGTATCTTATGTGACCCGGACAGATAATTTTGACTGTGGAATCATGATTTCAGCAAGCCATAATCCGTTTTATGATAATGGGATCAAGATCATCAACGGAAAAGGCCATAAGATGGAGGCCGAGGTGGAAGAGAAGATAGAAGCGTATATTGACGGCGAAATGGGCGAGCTTCCGCTGGCAAAACGGGAGAATATCGGCCGTACCGTCGACTATGCGGCTGGACGGAACCGTTACATTGGATATCTGATCTCGCTGGCGACCCGTTCCTTTGAGGATATGCGGATCGGTTTGGACTGCGCCAACGGCAGCGCGTTTGCCATTGCTAAGAGTGTGTATGATGCCCTGGGCGCAAAAACATATGCCATCAACTGTGAGCCGGATGGAACAAATATCAATACCAACTGCGGATCTACACATATTGAAGTACTGCAGGAGTATGTGAAAGAGAAACATCTGGATGTAGGATTTGCGTTTGACGGAGACGCAGACCGGTGTATCGCTGTAGATGAAAATGGAAATGTGGTGGACGGCGACCTGATTTTGTACATCTGCGGAAAATACATGAAGGAAAATGGGCGCTTAAACGGAGATACTATCGTAACAACAATCATGTCCAATCTGGGACTTTACAAAGCCTGTGATAAAGCCGGTCTCAAATATGAGAAGACGGCAGTGGGCGACAAGTATGTGTATGAAAATATGGTGCAGAACAACTTCTCTTTGGGAGGAGAGCAGTCCGGCCATATTATTTTCAGCAAGCACGCTACTACCGGAGATGGGATTCTGACCTCTCTGATGGTGATGGAAGCGATGCTGGAGAAGAAACAGAGCCTGGCAAAACTTGCGGAGCCAGTGAAGATTTATCCGCAGCTTCTCCAGAATGTGCGTGTAGTAGATAAGAAAACCGCGCGGGAGAACCCGGAAGTCGTGAAAGCGGTAGAAGCGGTAACAGAAGCTTTGGGAGACGATGGAAGGATCTTGGTAAGAGAAAGCGGTACAGAGCCGGTTCTGCGTGTAATGGTGGAGGCTTCCACCGATGAACTTTGCGCAAAATATGTGGGCCAGGTGGTAGATGTGATCAAAGGGCAGGGATTAGAAGCGAAATAA